A genomic window from Pseudomonas argentinensis includes:
- a CDS encoding rhodanese-related sulfurtransferase, which translates to MTDTTTIVVAALYKFVSLPDYEALRQPLLDTLLANGIKGTLLLAEEGINGTVSGSRQGIDGLFAWFARDPRLADVDHKESYCAEQPFYRTKVKLKKEIVTLGVPGVDPNQRVGTYVEPKDWNALISDPEVLLIDTRNDYEVSIGTFQGAIDPRTKSFREFPDYIREHFDPARHKKVAMFCTGGIRCEKASSYMLSEGFEEVYHLKGGILKYLEEVSQEETKWQGDCFVFDNRVTVRHDLSEGDYDQCHACRTPVSVEDRASEFFTPGVSCPHCWDSLPEKTREGARERQRQIELAKARNQPHPLGNNPRQKNEA; encoded by the coding sequence ATGACCGACACCACCACCATCGTCGTCGCCGCGCTCTACAAGTTCGTGTCCCTGCCGGACTACGAGGCGCTGCGCCAACCCCTGCTCGACACCCTGCTGGCCAACGGCATCAAGGGCACCCTGCTGCTCGCCGAAGAGGGCATCAACGGCACCGTGTCCGGCAGCCGCCAAGGCATCGACGGGCTGTTCGCCTGGTTCGCCCGCGACCCGCGCCTGGCCGACGTCGACCACAAGGAATCGTACTGCGCCGAGCAGCCGTTCTACCGCACCAAGGTCAAGCTGAAGAAGGAGATCGTCACCCTCGGCGTGCCGGGCGTCGACCCCAACCAGCGGGTTGGCACCTACGTGGAGCCCAAGGACTGGAACGCGCTGATCAGTGACCCCGAGGTGCTGCTGATCGACACGCGCAACGACTACGAGGTGTCGATCGGCACCTTTCAGGGCGCCATCGACCCCAGGACCAAGTCCTTCCGCGAATTCCCGGACTACATCCGCGAGCACTTCGATCCCGCCAGGCACAAGAAGGTGGCGATGTTCTGCACCGGCGGCATCCGCTGCGAGAAGGCCTCCAGCTACATGCTCAGCGAGGGCTTCGAGGAGGTCTATCACCTCAAGGGCGGCATCCTCAAATACCTCGAGGAAGTGTCCCAGGAAGAGACCAAGTGGCAGGGCGACTGCTTCGTTTTCGACAATCGGGTGACCGTGCGCCACGACCTCAGCGAGGGCGATTACGACCAGTGCCACGCCTGCCGCACACCGGTGTCGGTCGAGGACCGCGCCTCGGAATTCTTCACCCCCGGGGTCAGCTGCCCGCACTGCTGGGACTCGCTGCCGGAGAAGACCCGCGAGGGCGCCCGTGAACGTCAGCGGCAGATCGAACTGGCGAAAGCGCGTAATCAGCCCCATCCTCTGGGCAACAATCCCCGTCAGAAAAACGAGGCCTGA
- the glgA gene encoding glycogen synthase GlgA yields MGNAVAATRFDQSVSVETPLKPHNTIANLHAVKKKILFVSPELADLIKVGGLGDVSASLPRAMNADHDVRVLIPGYRQVLQSGHAIRDVGSVPGHAALPPARIGCMTLPDGLIVYVLICPELFDRDGTPYADAHGRDWQDNHIRFASLGLAAAEIAAGTACLSWCPEVVHANDWPAALAPAYMSWRGLQTPTVFTIHNLAYQGLCSLECSPELGLPSSACGHQGMEFYGRLSFLKAGLVYSDHVTTVSANYAREITTPEFGCGLEGMLQFKVRLNQLSGIPNGIDDSWDSVNDPHLVQGFDAHDWEGKRVNTRHVEQMFGLEQSDGPLFVVVSRLVQQKGIDMTLEIADTIVAEGGRIAIIGRGEEHLEEAVRELARRHPGKVGANVGFNEADARCMFAGSDFLLMPSRFEPCGLSQMYAQRFGSLPIARATGGLADTIEDGVNGFLFDEPSTASYLAAVRRAMAIHRNPELLNAMRAHAMAAPLYWKQSVEPYAALYRKLLAAKKSGGKLV; encoded by the coding sequence ATGGGAAACGCTGTTGCAGCAACACGGTTTGACCAGTCGGTCTCAGTAGAAACACCCCTCAAGCCACACAACACAATTGCCAATCTGCACGCGGTCAAGAAGAAGATTCTCTTCGTCAGCCCCGAGCTGGCAGACCTGATCAAGGTAGGCGGCCTGGGTGACGTCTCCGCGTCGCTGCCGCGGGCGATGAACGCTGATCACGATGTCCGGGTGCTGATCCCAGGCTATCGCCAGGTGCTGCAGAGCGGTCACGCGATTCGTGACGTTGGCAGCGTGCCGGGCCATGCCGCCCTGCCACCCGCGCGCATCGGTTGCATGACTCTGCCGGACGGGCTGATCGTCTACGTGCTGATCTGCCCCGAGCTGTTCGACCGTGACGGCACGCCCTACGCCGACGCCCATGGCCGCGACTGGCAGGACAATCACATCCGCTTCGCCAGCCTGGGCCTGGCAGCCGCCGAAATCGCCGCCGGCACCGCCTGCCTGAGCTGGTGCCCGGAAGTGGTTCACGCCAACGACTGGCCAGCCGCCCTGGCCCCGGCCTACATGAGCTGGCGAGGCCTGCAGACGCCCACCGTGTTCACCATCCACAACCTCGCCTACCAGGGCCTGTGCAGCCTCGAATGCAGCCCGGAGCTGGGCCTGCCCTCCTCGGCCTGTGGCCACCAGGGCATGGAGTTCTATGGCCGCCTGTCGTTCCTCAAGGCCGGCCTGGTGTATTCCGACCACGTCACCACGGTGAGCGCCAACTACGCACGCGAGATCACCACCCCCGAATTCGGCTGCGGCCTGGAAGGCATGCTGCAGTTCAAGGTGCGGCTCAACCAGCTCAGCGGCATTCCCAACGGCATCGACGACAGCTGGGATTCGGTCAACGACCCGCACCTGGTGCAGGGCTTCGATGCCCACGACTGGGAAGGCAAGCGTGTAAACACCCGCCACGTCGAGCAGATGTTCGGCCTGGAGCAGAGCGACGGCCCGCTGTTCGTCGTGGTGTCGCGCCTGGTGCAGCAGAAAGGCATCGACATGACCCTGGAGATCGCCGACACCATCGTCGCCGAGGGCGGTCGCATCGCCATCATCGGCCGCGGTGAGGAGCACCTCGAGGAAGCCGTTCGCGAACTGGCCCGCCGTCACCCTGGCAAGGTCGGCGCCAATGTCGGCTTCAACGAGGCGGACGCGCGCTGTATGTTCGCCGGCAGCGATTTCCTGCTGATGCCCTCGCGCTTCGAGCCCTGCGGCCTCAGCCAGATGTACGCCCAACGTTTCGGCTCGCTGCCGATCGCCCGTGCTACCGGTGGCCTGGCCGATACCATCGAGGACGGCGTCAACGGCTTCCTGTTCGACGAACCGAGCACTGCCAGCTACCTGGCCGCAGTGCGTCGCGCCATGGCCATTCACCGCAACCCGGAGCTGCTCAACGCCATGCGCGCCCACGCGATGGCCGCACCGCTGTACTGGAAGCAGTCCGTGGAGCCCTATGCCGCGCTCTATCGCAAGCTGCTGGCCGCAAAAAAATCGGGTGGGAAACTGGTCTGA
- the pcaH gene encoding protocatechuate 3,4-dioxygenase subunit beta yields MSEDSRFIIRDRNWHPKAFTPDYKTSIGRSPRQALVSIAQSISETTGPDFTRLKMGPHDNDLLLNFNNGGLPIGERILVCGRVMDQYGKPIPHTFVEMWQANAGGRYRHKNDRYLAPLDPNFGGVGRTLTDSEGNYSFRTVKPGPYPWRNGPNDWRPAHIHFSISGPSIATKLITQLYFEGDPLIPLCPIVQSIANPDAVQTLIAKLDMSMANPMDCLAYRFDIVLRGQRKTHFENC; encoded by the coding sequence ATGTCCGAGGACAGCCGTTTCATCATCCGTGATCGCAATTGGCACCCCAAGGCCTTCACCCCCGATTACAAGACCTCCATCGGCCGTTCGCCGCGCCAGGCGCTGGTGAGCATTGCGCAATCGATTTCGGAAACCACCGGGCCGGATTTCACCCGCCTGAAGATGGGCCCGCACGACAACGATCTGCTGCTCAATTTCAACAACGGCGGCCTGCCCATCGGTGAGCGCATTCTGGTGTGCGGGCGGGTGATGGATCAGTACGGCAAGCCGATTCCGCACACCTTCGTGGAGATGTGGCAGGCCAACGCCGGCGGCCGCTACCGTCACAAGAACGACCGCTACCTGGCACCGCTGGACCCGAACTTCGGCGGCGTCGGCCGCACCCTGACCGACAGCGAGGGCAACTACAGCTTCCGCACCGTCAAACCGGGCCCGTACCCCTGGCGCAACGGCCCCAATGACTGGCGCCCGGCGCATATCCATTTCTCCATCAGTGGCCCGTCGATCGCCACCAAACTGATCACCCAGCTGTATTTCGAAGGGGATCCGCTGATCCCGCTGTGCCCGATCGTCCAGTCGATCGCCAACCCGGACGCGGTACAGACGCTGATCGCCAAGCTCGACATGAGCATGGCCAACCCCATGGACTGCCTGGCCTACCGCTTCGACATCGTGCTGCGCGGCCAGCGCAAGACCCACTTCGAGAATTGCTGA
- a CDS encoding BolA family protein, with amino-acid sequence MPKIDQLRNAFVGLQPEHLEVLDESHMHSRGLETHYKAVIVSPQFDGLNAVKRHQKVYGVLGELMGQVHALALHTYTPQEWALQGAAPDSPTCRGGSKHDQ; translated from the coding sequence ATGCCCAAGATCGACCAGCTGCGTAACGCCTTTGTCGGCCTGCAGCCCGAGCACCTCGAGGTGCTGGACGAAAGCCACATGCACAGCCGTGGCCTGGAAACCCATTACAAGGCGGTGATCGTCAGCCCGCAGTTCGACGGCCTGAATGCCGTCAAGCGCCATCAGAAGGTCTATGGCGTGCTGGGCGAGCTGATGGGCCAGGTGCATGCGTTGGCCTTGCATACCTACACTCCCCAGGAGTGGGCCCTGCAGGGCGCTGCGCCGGATTCGCCGACCTGCCGGGGCGGCAGCAAGCACGACCAGTGA
- a CDS encoding AEC family transporter codes for MLQILQITAPIFLLIGLGYLAAMGGLLNREQVRGIGAFVITFAMPALLIRTLGTSPIQQTLVPGYLMAYAFGSLAAFTLAFGVSRWVRGDNLSGSAINAMGMSVSNSGFVGYPLVAAAIGSPAVLGMAMGMLVENLLMIPLALVLAEAGKQQGGGGLKVLGMTFGRLLKNPVIVGIIIGLGVSLLGIEIPPLLFKPIDMLAGVSAPLALFVIGAGLFGMKARGVWLDAAWISGGKLILHPLAVLGAFTLVPGIDPVMKAVGVLFACSPMMSIFPILGQRFGLEDRCSATLLVATVLSFFTISVALVFIGAGTS; via the coding sequence GTGCTGCAAATCCTCCAGATCACCGCGCCGATTTTCCTGCTGATTGGCCTGGGCTACCTCGCGGCCATGGGCGGCCTGCTCAACCGCGAGCAGGTGCGGGGTATCGGCGCCTTTGTGATCACCTTCGCCATGCCGGCCCTGCTGATCAGGACCCTGGGCACATCGCCGATCCAGCAGACCCTGGTGCCCGGCTACCTGATGGCCTATGCGTTCGGCTCCCTGGCGGCTTTCACCCTGGCCTTCGGCGTGTCGCGCTGGGTGCGCGGCGACAACCTGTCGGGCTCGGCCATCAATGCCATGGGCATGTCGGTTTCCAACAGCGGTTTCGTCGGTTACCCACTGGTGGCGGCCGCCATCGGCTCACCGGCGGTGCTGGGCATGGCCATGGGCATGCTGGTCGAGAACCTGCTGATGATTCCCCTGGCGCTGGTACTGGCCGAGGCGGGCAAGCAGCAGGGCGGCGGCGGCCTGAAGGTGCTGGGTATGACCTTCGGGCGGCTGCTGAAGAACCCGGTGATCGTCGGCATCATCATCGGCCTGGGCGTGTCGTTGCTGGGCATCGAGATTCCGCCGCTGCTGTTCAAACCCATCGACATGCTCGCCGGGGTGTCGGCGCCTTTGGCGCTGTTCGTGATCGGCGCCGGCCTGTTCGGCATGAAGGCACGTGGCGTATGGCTCGATGCGGCGTGGATTTCCGGTGGCAAGCTGATCCTTCATCCATTGGCGGTGCTGGGCGCCTTCACGCTGGTGCCGGGTATCGACCCGGTGATGAAGGCGGTGGGCGTGCTGTTCGCCTGCTCGCCGATGATGAGCATCTTCCCGATCCTCGGCCAGCGCTTCGGCCTTGAGGACCGCTGCAGCGCGACCCTGCTGGTGGCGACGGTGCTGTCGTTCTTCACCATCAGCGTGGCGCTGGTGTTTATTGGCGCGGGGACGTCCTAA
- a CDS encoding DUF2804 domain-containing protein, translating into MNSPLAPSPPIPLCDARGRLNPEAVGWSSQPRVDCSLPGNLGRRKRWNHWNICTPDWTLSLIQADLDYVGYGAAYFLDLGSGHHVALNQLSLLARGCHLPDTPQGGHAFEHSRLQLHFNEYPGRVRLTATSPNIGGQPLHLALDIQRPAHLESVNLVVPFGNKGFHATCRQVGLPVTGSVHLGARDYECASGHSFASMDFGRGVWPLYSQWTRAVFAAPGGIGGNFGSGWTEHSGLTENALWFGGALLHLEQAVQISQTRQAHLAPWQLCTEDGQVELTFTPRQAHVARPRLGLGLLYADTHEWFGQYDGLLRNALGERVPVRAAQGWIGTSRTRW; encoded by the coding sequence ATGAATAGCCCCTTGGCTCCCTCACCGCCGATCCCGCTGTGCGACGCACGCGGGCGACTCAACCCCGAGGCCGTCGGCTGGTCGTCGCAGCCGCGGGTCGACTGCTCGCTGCCGGGCAACCTGGGGCGTCGCAAGCGCTGGAATCACTGGAACATCTGCACCCCGGACTGGACGCTGTCGCTGATCCAGGCCGATCTCGACTACGTCGGCTATGGCGCCGCCTACTTTCTCGACCTGGGCAGCGGCCACCATGTAGCCCTCAACCAGCTCAGCCTGCTCGCCCGCGGCTGCCACCTGCCGGACACGCCTCAGGGTGGTCACGCCTTCGAGCACTCGCGCCTGCAGCTGCATTTCAACGAGTACCCCGGCCGCGTGCGGCTGACCGCCACCTCACCGAATATCGGCGGCCAGCCCCTGCACCTGGCCCTGGACATCCAGCGCCCCGCTCACCTGGAATCGGTGAACCTGGTGGTGCCGTTCGGCAACAAGGGCTTTCATGCCACCTGCCGCCAGGTGGGCCTGCCCGTCACCGGCAGCGTGCACCTGGGCGCCAGGGACTATGAGTGCGCCAGTGGCCATAGCTTCGCCTCCATGGACTTCGGCCGCGGCGTCTGGCCGCTGTACAGCCAATGGACGCGCGCGGTGTTCGCCGCGCCCGGCGGCATCGGCGGCAACTTCGGCAGCGGCTGGACCGAGCACAGCGGGCTGACGGAAAACGCCCTGTGGTTCGGCGGTGCCTTGCTGCATCTGGAGCAGGCCGTGCAGATCAGCCAGACGCGCCAGGCGCACCTGGCGCCCTGGCAGCTGTGCACCGAGGACGGCCAGGTCGAGCTCACCTTCACCCCACGCCAGGCCCATGTCGCCAGACCGCGCCTCGGCCTGGGCCTGCTGTATGCCGACACCCATGAGTGGTTCGGCCAGTACGACGGCCTGCTGCGCAATGCCCTGGGCGAGCGGGTGCCGGTACGCGCCGCCCAGGGTTGGATAGGCACGAGCCGAACGCGCTGGTAG
- the pcaG gene encoding protocatechuate 3,4-dioxygenase subunit alpha — translation MPVELLPETASQTAGPYVHIGLALAAAGNPTRDQEIWNQMAKPGAPGEHITLIGHVYDGNGHLVRDAFLELWQADHQGRYDTEYDLDKAFNGFGRTATTFDAGSEWTVQTVKPGVVNNAAGAPMAPHINVALFARGINIHLHTRLYFEDEAEANGKDPVLNLIEQPSRRETLIARRCEVDGKPAYRFDIRIQGDGETVFFDF, via the coding sequence ATGCCCGTCGAACTCTTGCCCGAAACCGCTTCGCAAACCGCCGGCCCCTACGTGCATATTGGCCTGGCCCTGGCCGCTGCCGGCAACCCGACCCGTGACCAGGAGATCTGGAACCAGATGGCCAAGCCCGGTGCGCCGGGCGAGCACATCACCCTGATCGGCCACGTCTACGACGGCAACGGCCATCTGGTGCGCGATGCCTTCCTGGAACTCTGGCAGGCCGACCACCAGGGCCGTTACGACACCGAGTACGACCTCGACAAAGCCTTCAATGGCTTCGGCCGTACCGCCACCACCTTCGATGCCGGCAGCGAGTGGACGGTGCAGACGGTCAAGCCCGGTGTGGTCAACAACGCCGCCGGGGCGCCGATGGCGCCGCACATCAACGTGGCGCTGTTCGCCCGTGGCATCAACATCCACCTGCATACGCGTTTGTATTTCGAGGACGAAGCCGAGGCCAACGGCAAGGACCCGGTGCTGAACCTGATCGAGCAGCCGTCGCGCCGCGAGACCCTGATCGCCAGGCGCTGCGAGGTTGACGGCAAGCCGGCCTACCGATTTGATATCCGCATTCAGGGGGACGGCGAAACGGTGTTTTTTGATTTCTGA
- a CDS encoding NAD(P)H-dependent oxidoreductase, giving the protein MTDGAKSGATPLEGDGKRILMIIGSPKSDSLCHSLAEAYALGARTEGHVVRQMRLSEMSFDPVLHEGYSQSQALEPDLLEAQRQIHWAQHLVFVYPVWWGGLPAQLKGFFDRVLLPGFAFKYRSDSQRWDKLLGGRSADLLVTLDTPRWYFHWIYGAPAHRQMKRTILGFCGIKTHRLETFSPVRPSSESQRQNWIRRAELLGSRV; this is encoded by the coding sequence ATGACTGACGGCGCCAAGAGCGGCGCCACCCCGCTGGAGGGTGATGGCAAGCGGATCCTGATGATCATCGGCTCGCCGAAAAGCGACAGCCTCTGCCACTCCCTGGCCGAGGCCTACGCCCTGGGCGCACGCACCGAGGGCCATGTGGTGCGGCAGATGCGCCTGAGCGAGATGAGCTTCGATCCGGTGCTGCACGAGGGCTACAGCCAGAGCCAGGCCCTGGAGCCGGACCTGCTCGAGGCGCAGCGCCAGATCCACTGGGCCCAGCATCTGGTGTTCGTCTACCCGGTCTGGTGGGGCGGCCTGCCGGCCCAGCTCAAGGGCTTTTTCGACCGGGTGCTGCTGCCCGGCTTCGCCTTCAAGTACCGCAGCGACTCGCAGCGCTGGGACAAGCTGCTCGGCGGTCGCAGCGCCGATCTGCTGGTCACCCTCGACACGCCGCGCTGGTACTTTCACTGGATCTACGGCGCGCCGGCCCATCGTCAGATGAAGCGCACCATCCTCGGCTTCTGCGGCATCAAAACACACCGCCTGGAGACGTTCTCGCCAGTGCGCCCGTCCTCGGAAAGCCAGCGGCAGAACTGGATACGGCGTGCCGAATTGCTCGGGAGTCGGGTTTGA
- a CDS encoding DUF2059 domain-containing protein: MSRIPALCIAALMAVGSTQVLADARSHAADAERFLQLANADKLAVPVYAQVQQMFAQRFAETKAPESKKAVLESYQAKANAELDKAVGWDKLKPDMVKLYTSNFSEQELKDLIAFYQSPLGQKVLKQMPALTAQSAQITQAKLESAVPAVNKLLSDMGNELGAKKP, translated from the coding sequence ATGTCCCGTATCCCCGCGCTCTGCATTGCCGCTCTGATGGCCGTCGGCAGCACCCAGGTGCTGGCCGATGCCCGCAGCCATGCCGCCGATGCCGAGCGCTTCCTGCAGCTCGCCAACGCCGACAAGCTGGCTGTTCCGGTTTACGCCCAGGTGCAGCAGATGTTCGCCCAGCGCTTCGCCGAAACCAAGGCGCCGGAGAGCAAGAAGGCCGTGCTGGAAAGCTACCAGGCCAAGGCCAACGCCGAGCTGGACAAGGCGGTCGGCTGGGACAAGCTCAAGCCGGACATGGTCAAGCTGTACACCAGCAACTTCAGCGAGCAGGAGCTCAAGGACCTGATCGCCTTCTACCAGTCGCCCCTGGGCCAGAAGGTGCTCAAGCAGATGCCGGCGCTCACCGCCCAGTCCGCACAGATCACCCAGGCCAAGCTGGAAAGCGCCGTACCGGCGGTCAACAAGCTGCTCAGCGACATGGGCAACGAACTGGGCGCCAAGAAGCCCTGA
- a CDS encoding class II fumarate hydratase translates to MSRTETDSIGPIEVPEDAYWGAQTQRSRINFAIGEERMPLAVVHALALIKKAAARINDRIGDLPQDIARLIEQAADEVIAGQHDAQFPLVVWQTGSGTQSNMNVNEVIAGRANELAGNPPGGKRPVHPNDHVNRAQSSNDCFPTAMHIAAAGAVQRDLLPAIAELSEALADQAARHNRLVKTGRTHMMDATPITFGQELSAFVAQLEMAQQAIRATLPAVCELAQGGTAVGTGLNSPPGFGEAIAAELAALSGLPLKSAPNKFAALAGHEPLTALSGALKTLAVALMKIANDLRLLGSGPRGGLAEVRLPANEPGSSIMPGKVNPTQCEALSMLACQVMGNDVTIGFAASQGHLQLNVYKPVIIHNVLQSIRLLADGCRNFREHCVLGLEPDAPRMAEHLERGLMLVTALNPHIGYDNAAEIAKKAYNEGTTLREAALALGHLTGEQFDAWVRPETMLEAGQHD, encoded by the coding sequence ATGAGCCGCACCGAAACCGACAGCATCGGCCCCATCGAAGTCCCTGAAGATGCCTACTGGGGCGCCCAGACCCAGCGTTCGCGGATCAATTTCGCGATTGGCGAGGAGCGCATGCCGCTGGCGGTGGTGCATGCCCTGGCGCTGATTAAGAAAGCCGCCGCGCGTATCAACGACCGCATCGGCGACCTGCCCCAGGACATCGCCCGGCTGATCGAGCAGGCCGCCGACGAGGTGATCGCCGGCCAGCACGACGCGCAGTTCCCCCTGGTGGTCTGGCAGACCGGCAGCGGCACCCAGAGCAACATGAACGTCAACGAGGTGATCGCCGGGCGCGCCAACGAGCTCGCCGGCAACCCGCCGGGCGGCAAGCGCCCGGTGCACCCCAACGATCACGTCAACCGGGCGCAGAGTTCCAACGACTGCTTCCCCACCGCCATGCATATCGCCGCCGCCGGCGCCGTGCAGCGCGACCTGCTGCCGGCCATCGCCGAGCTGTCCGAAGCCCTGGCCGACCAGGCCGCGCGCCACAACCGCCTGGTGAAGACCGGCCGCACCCACATGATGGATGCCACGCCGATCACCTTCGGCCAGGAGCTGTCGGCGTTCGTCGCCCAGCTGGAGATGGCCCAGCAGGCGATTCGCGCCACCCTGCCGGCGGTCTGCGAACTGGCCCAGGGCGGCACGGCGGTGGGCACCGGCCTGAATTCGCCGCCCGGCTTCGGCGAGGCGATTGCCGCGGAACTGGCGGCCCTCAGTGGCCTGCCGCTGAAGAGCGCCCCGAACAAGTTCGCCGCCCTCGCCGGCCACGAGCCGCTGACCGCGCTGTCCGGCGCCCTGAAGACCCTGGCCGTGGCGCTGATGAAGATCGCCAACGACCTGCGCCTGCTCGGCTCCGGGCCACGCGGCGGCCTGGCCGAAGTGCGCTTGCCGGCCAACGAGCCGGGCAGCTCGATCATGCCCGGCAAGGTCAACCCGACCCAGTGCGAGGCGTTGTCGATGCTCGCCTGCCAGGTGATGGGCAATGACGTGACCATCGGTTTCGCGGCGAGCCAGGGCCATCTGCAGCTCAACGTCTACAAGCCGGTGATCATCCATAACGTGCTGCAATCGATCCGCCTGCTGGCCGATGGCTGCCGCAATTTCCGCGAGCACTGCGTGCTGGGCCTGGAGCCCGACGCCCCGCGCATGGCCGAACACCTGGAACGCGGTCTGATGCTGGTCACCGCGCTGAACCCGCATATCGGCTACGACAACGCCGCGGAAATCGCCAAGAAGGCCTACAACGAGGGCACCACCCTGCGCGAGGCGGCGCTGGCGCTGGGCCACCTGACTGGAGAGCAGTTCGACGCCTGGGTGCGCCCGGAAACCATGCTGGAGGCCGGCCAACATGACTGA
- the zapE gene encoding cell division protein ZapE: MISDSALDAPAEQIDARIHQGFTAALEARGFRADSQQQQAIDTLGQWLQGWCRGRRGWLRKPAAGVYLWGGVGRGKSFVMDAFFAAAPFAAKRRVHFHAFLQELQQRMQAFAGQPDPLVLTIRALAQDIRLLCFDEFHVHDIGDAMLLRRLLDVLVEEGVGLVMTSNYPPAGLCPNPLYRERFTPAIEMLEKRFTVLALDAGTDYRELPGNAQQWGEYLWPQSAGGQAYLQRWLALDDQAQRDQVLTVNHHPLQVRALAPGRAWLEFAELCGNAHSTADFLWLLQRYPRLALTGVPSLDSQPTDACQRFINLVDIAYDAGATLLLCSEFDLERLCRGSAHQDFVRTRSRLGQLHRRELAAI, encoded by the coding sequence TTGATTTCTGACAGTGCACTGGATGCGCCCGCCGAGCAGATCGACGCGCGCATCCACCAGGGTTTCACCGCGGCGCTCGAAGCCCGTGGCTTTCGCGCCGACAGCCAGCAACAGCAGGCAATCGATACCCTCGGGCAGTGGCTGCAGGGCTGGTGCAGGGGGCGCCGTGGCTGGCTGCGCAAGCCGGCGGCCGGCGTGTACCTGTGGGGTGGCGTGGGGCGCGGCAAGAGCTTCGTGATGGACGCCTTCTTCGCTGCGGCGCCGTTCGCCGCCAAGCGCCGCGTGCATTTCCACGCCTTTCTGCAGGAGCTGCAACAGCGCATGCAGGCGTTCGCCGGCCAGCCGGATCCGCTGGTGTTGACGATCCGTGCATTGGCCCAGGACATCCGCCTGCTGTGCTTCGACGAATTCCATGTGCATGACATCGGTGATGCCATGCTCTTGCGTCGCTTGCTCGACGTGCTGGTCGAGGAGGGCGTCGGCCTGGTGATGACCTCCAACTATCCGCCCGCCGGGCTGTGCCCCAATCCGCTATACCGCGAGCGCTTCACCCCGGCCATCGAGATGCTCGAGAAGCGTTTCACGGTGCTGGCCCTGGATGCCGGCACCGACTACCGCGAATTGCCCGGCAACGCCCAGCAGTGGGGCGAATACCTGTGGCCGCAGTCGGCGGGTGGCCAGGCTTATCTGCAGCGCTGGCTGGCGCTGGATGACCAGGCGCAGCGCGATCAGGTCCTGACCGTCAACCACCACCCGCTGCAGGTGCGGGCCCTGGCGCCCGGTCGCGCCTGGCTGGAGTTCGCCGAGCTGTGCGGCAACGCCCACTCCACGGCGGATTTTCTCTGGCTGCTGCAGCGCTATCCGCGCCTGGCGCTGACCGGGGTGCCGAGCCTGGATTCGCAACCCACCGATGCCTGCCAGCGCTTCATCAACCTGGTGGATATCGCCTACGATGCCGGCGCCACGCTGCTGCTGTGCAGCGAATTCGATCTCGAGCGCCTGTGCCGCGGCTCCGCCCATCAGGATTTCGTGCGAACCCGCAGCCGCCTCGGTCAATTGCACAGGCGCGAACTGGCCGCCATCTAA
- the pcaQ gene encoding pca operon transcription factor PcaQ, producing the protein MNLDTRIKFRHLTCFLEIARQRSFAKAADALAVSQPAISKTLKELEAILDASLFERGKAGVSLTSAGLAFMRYAGPCVQALRDGVNSLRSGEHDAGQVRVGVLSTVESLLIPDVVRRLHERHGALVVSVATGPSAYLLAQLRVGELDLVVGRMTDSPDIQGLTFEHLYNESMSLVVRPEHPLLALGDAGLSQLGDYPAVLPLAGTTIRRYADSLFVQCGVPQPRQRLETLSPALSRRYVQQSDAVWVAPLDAVRLDLQNGDMAELALGIREPGGSVGICSNATLPLSLAAQWCCEALRELAGERDAALGSSA; encoded by the coding sequence ATGAACCTCGACACCCGCATCAAGTTTCGCCACCTCACCTGCTTTCTCGAAATCGCCCGCCAGCGCAGCTTCGCCAAGGCCGCCGACGCCTTGGCCGTCAGCCAGCCGGCCATTTCCAAGACGCTCAAGGAGCTGGAAGCCATCCTTGACGCCTCGCTGTTCGAGCGCGGCAAGGCGGGCGTCAGCCTGACGTCGGCGGGGCTGGCCTTCATGCGCTACGCCGGCCCCTGCGTGCAGGCGCTGCGCGACGGCGTGAACAGCCTGCGCAGTGGCGAGCATGATGCCGGGCAGGTGCGCGTCGGCGTGCTGTCGACCGTGGAGAGCTTGTTGATTCCCGACGTGGTGCGGCGCCTGCACGAGCGCCATGGGGCCCTGGTGGTCAGCGTCGCCACCGGACCCAGCGCCTACCTGCTGGCGCAGCTGCGTGTCGGTGAGCTGGACCTGGTGGTCGGGCGCATGACCGACAGCCCCGACATCCAGGGTCTGACCTTCGAGCATCTGTACAACGAGTCGATGAGCCTGGTGGTGCGCCCGGAGCACCCGCTGCTGGCCCTGGGCGATGCCGGTCTCAGCCAGCTGGGCGACTACCCCGCGGTGCTGCCATTGGCCGGCACCACCATCCGCCGCTATGCCGACAGCTTGTTCGTGCAATGTGGCGTGCCCCAGCCGCGCCAGCGCCTGGAAACCCTGTCCCCGGCGCTCAGCCGCCGCTACGTGCAGCAGAGCGACGCCGTCTGGGTGGCACCGCTCGATGCCGTGCGCCTCGACCTGCAAAACGGCGATATGGCCGAGCTGGCCCTGGGTATCCGCGAGCCCGGCGGTTCCGTGGGCATCTGCAGCAACGCCACGCTGCCCCTGTCGCTGGCAGCGCAATGGTGCTGCGAGGCGTTACGGGAACTGGCCGGCGAGCGAGACGCCGCCCTGGGATCGTCTGCCTGA